Proteins co-encoded in one Strix uralensis isolate ZFMK-TIS-50842 chromosome 2, bStrUra1, whole genome shotgun sequence genomic window:
- the MTIF3 gene encoding translation initiation factor IF-3, mitochondrial, whose amino-acid sequence MTVFCVMKLLCQATRNKNRYAKRFFGTLLTQTAWKRAFSPFRRVVPDPGKSTVLGLTQPFCTAETSHKEPKRKAAFGSVGRRIPYRILHVINQDGESLGNMHRAEALKLMDQHNLKLVLLRENAEPPVYRLMTGQQIHEEQLKRAEKKKANPKPGMVQKELSFSSAIAKNDLETKTKQITQWIEKKYHVKVTIRQAKDSNTDMFTLFDQILEIVSEKATYVSKPKVTREGVSTCILRHMSDKELKAYQKMEKQKTGTVKDENEDLKSNELHP is encoded by the exons ATGACTGTCTTTTGTGTGATGAAACTTTTATGTCAAGCAACCAGAAATAAGAATAGATACGCAAAAAGATTCTTCGGTACTCTTCTGACACAAACAGCATGGAAGAGGGCCTTTTCTCCATTCCGGAGGGTAGTACCTGATCCTGGAAAGTCAACTGTGTTGGGACTTACTCAGCCATTTTGTACAGCTGAAACATCTCACAAGGAACCAAAAAGGAAAGCAGCATTTGGAAGTGTTGGGCGAAGAATTCCCTATCGGATTTTGCATGTAATCAACCAGGATGGAGAGAGCTTAGGAAACATGCACCGAGCAGAGGCACTCAAACTTATGGATCAACATAACCTGAAACTAGTTCTCCTTCGTGAAAATGCAGAACCTCCTGTATACAGACTAATGACCGGGCAGCAGATTCATGAAGAACAGCTTAAAcgggcagagaagaaaaaagcaaatccAAAACCAG GAATGGTTCAGAAGGAGTTATCCTTTTCTTCAGCTATTGCCAAGAATGACTTAGAGACCAAGACTAAACAAATAACACAGTGGATTGAAAAGAAATACCATGTTAAAGTTACCATCCGGCAAGCAAAAGATAGCAATACGGACATG TTCACGCTTTTTGATCAGATTTTGGAGATTGTGTCCGAGAAAGCCACTTATGTTTCCAAGCCAAAAGTTACTAGAGAAGGAGTGAGTACCTGTATTTTGAGACACATGTCTGACAAAGAGTTGAAAGCATACcagaagatggaaaaacagaaaaccgGTACagtaaaagatgaaaatgaagacCTGAAGTCAAATGAGTTGCATCCATGA
- the GTF3A gene encoding transcription factor IIIA isoform X2, with protein sequence MAGEGAAGSAPEGGGAVRASSRGGGSGGSALPARPFICSFADCDATFAKAWRLDAHLCRHTGERPYVCDYEGCGKRFTRDFHRARHLLTHTGEKPFECTADGCNKKFGTKSNLKKHIERKHQCRQKQYVCNFEGCNESFRKHQQLKVHQCHHTNEPPFKCNNEGCGKYFSTPSRLKRHEKIHEGYACKKENCSYTGKTWTELQKHKKESHPEPIVCSECYKTFKRKDYLKQHQKTHAVEREVCRCPREGCGRTYTTVFNLQSHILSFHEEKKLFSCDYPGCGKVFAMKAKRSRPKRSLASRLSGYIPPKTQPGKDVVVTESKAMDKPMENGIPNSDSLVDVNGDNILHGMTNTKLNNSFIFLK encoded by the exons atggccggggagggggcggcggggagcgcgccGGAGGGTGGGGGGGCTGTGCGCGCGTCCTCGCGCGGGGGCGGCAGTGGCGGGAGCGCGCTCCCGGCGCGCCCGTTCATCTGCTCCTTCGCCGACTGCGACGCCACCTTCGCCAAGGCCTGGAGGCTGGACGCGCACCTCTGCCGGCACACGGGCGAG AGGCCGTATGTTTGCGATTACGAAGGCTGCGGTAAACGTTTCACGAGAGATTTCCACCGCGCTCGACACCTTCTTACGCACACGGGGGAAAAGCCGTTCGA GTGCACAGCTGATGGATGCAATAAGAAATTTGGAACAAAATCAAACTTAAAGAAGCACATTGAGCGCAAGCATCAATGTCGGCAAAAGCAATATGTG TGCAACTTTGAAGGCTGTAACGAGTCTTTCAGGAAACATCAACAACTTAAAGTTCATCAGTGTCACCACACCAATGAACCTCCCTTCAA ATGTAATAATGAAGGATGTGGAAAGTACTTTTCTACTCCAAGTCGACTAAAACGGCACGAGAAGATACATGAAG GCTATGcatgcaagaaagaaaactgctcGTATACTGGAAAAACTTGGACAGAGCTTCAGAAACATAAGAAAGAAAGTCATCCAG AGCCAATAGTTTGCAGTGAGTGTTACAAAACTTTTAAACGGAAAGATTACCTCAAGCAGCATCAAAAAACACATGCTGTGGAGAGGGAAGTCTGCCGATGCCCAAGAGAAGGATGTGGGAGAACTTACACAACTGTATTTAACCTTCAAAGCCATATCCTCTCTTTTCATGAGGAGAAGAAACTATTCTCTTGTGATTATCCAGGCTGTGGAAAAGTGTTTGCAATGAAG GCAAAGCGTTCTCGTCCTAAGAGGAGCTTAGCCTCTCGTCTGAGTGGCTACATTCCTCCTAAAACACAGCCAGGAAAGGATGTGGTTGTGACAGAAAGCAAGGCAATGGATAAGCCCATGGAAAATGGAATACCAAATTCTGACTCTCTAGTGGATGTTAACGGAGACAACATTCTTCATGGAATGACCAATACAAAGCTCAacaatagctttatttttttaaaataa
- the GTF3A gene encoding transcription factor IIIA isoform X1, translating into MAGEGAAGSAPEGGGAVRASSRGGGSGGSALPARPFICSFADCDATFAKAWRLDAHLCRHTGERPYVCDYEGCGKRFTRDFHRARHLLTHTGEKPFECTADGCNKKFGTKSNLKKHIERKHQCRQKQYVCNFEGCNESFRKHQQLKVHQCHHTNEPPFKCNNEGCGKYFSTPSRLKRHEKIHEGYACKKENCSYTGKTWTELQKHKKESHPEPIVCSECYKTFKRKDYLKQHQKTHAVEREVCRCPREGCGRTYTTVFNLQSHILSFHEEKKLFSCDYPGCGKVFAMKQSLARHTVVHDPEKRKLNLKAKRSRPKRSLASRLSGYIPPKTQPGKDVVVTESKAMDKPMENGIPNSDSLVDVNGDNILHGMTNTKLNNSFIFLK; encoded by the exons atggccggggagggggcggcggggagcgcgccGGAGGGTGGGGGGGCTGTGCGCGCGTCCTCGCGCGGGGGCGGCAGTGGCGGGAGCGCGCTCCCGGCGCGCCCGTTCATCTGCTCCTTCGCCGACTGCGACGCCACCTTCGCCAAGGCCTGGAGGCTGGACGCGCACCTCTGCCGGCACACGGGCGAG AGGCCGTATGTTTGCGATTACGAAGGCTGCGGTAAACGTTTCACGAGAGATTTCCACCGCGCTCGACACCTTCTTACGCACACGGGGGAAAAGCCGTTCGA GTGCACAGCTGATGGATGCAATAAGAAATTTGGAACAAAATCAAACTTAAAGAAGCACATTGAGCGCAAGCATCAATGTCGGCAAAAGCAATATGTG TGCAACTTTGAAGGCTGTAACGAGTCTTTCAGGAAACATCAACAACTTAAAGTTCATCAGTGTCACCACACCAATGAACCTCCCTTCAA ATGTAATAATGAAGGATGTGGAAAGTACTTTTCTACTCCAAGTCGACTAAAACGGCACGAGAAGATACATGAAG GCTATGcatgcaagaaagaaaactgctcGTATACTGGAAAAACTTGGACAGAGCTTCAGAAACATAAGAAAGAAAGTCATCCAG AGCCAATAGTTTGCAGTGAGTGTTACAAAACTTTTAAACGGAAAGATTACCTCAAGCAGCATCAAAAAACACATGCTGTGGAGAGGGAAGTCTGCCGATGCCCAAGAGAAGGATGTGGGAGAACTTACACAACTGTATTTAACCTTCAAAGCCATATCCTCTCTTTTCATGAGGAGAAGAAACTATTCTCTTGTGATTATCCAGGCTGTGGAAAAGTGTTTGCAATGAAG CAGAGCCTAGCAAGGCACACAGTTGTACATGATCCTGAAAAGAGGAAGCTGAACTTGAAG GCAAAGCGTTCTCGTCCTAAGAGGAGCTTAGCCTCTCGTCTGAGTGGCTACATTCCTCCTAAAACACAGCCAGGAAAGGATGTGGTTGTGACAGAAAGCAAGGCAATGGATAAGCCCATGGAAAATGGAATACCAAATTCTGACTCTCTAGTGGATGTTAACGGAGACAACATTCTTCATGGAATGACCAATACAAAGCTCAacaatagctttatttttttaaaataa